The Macadamia integrifolia cultivar HAES 741 unplaced genomic scaffold, SCU_Mint_v3 scaffold930, whole genome shotgun sequence genome includes the window TTTAAGCAATTATGTGATAATTAATTTCTATTACAACCTATGTAGCCACTACAAAGGCAATAAAAGAAATGATATCCATTGATTTTTACAATTGATCGACATCTCCCACTACTTCCTTTAATGCATCATCGTCTCCAGTGCTCTCTCgatcaaataaaatgaaaaaacataatTACACTATATTctattcaaaataaaatccaaaaaccAACCCACCAATTGTGTTTCTAAGGGGATACAACCATTAAAAGAGATAGTAGAAATAGAATTAAACAAATACATCACATAGTGCCACCCTAACACATGCCATCAATATGGTTCTCTCATAAATTCTCATAACCATTACACATATTATGTATTTGATCATTTCAATTTTAttccaataatttaaaaaataataattaaaaaaaaacatgtggATGAATATTTTAGGCCTAGACATATTGAAATAATTAAACACTATTTTTACAAAAATGGCGTAAAAAATTGGGCAGGACTAGCTTGGCCGAACAACCTTGCCTAGGCTGGCCTgacattagccaaaaaaaaaaaaaaaactactgaCTTAAAAGCCTATAAACTAAAaggacaattaaaaaaaaaaaaaaaactgtaactTAAAGCCGATaactgaaaaaaataatttttttaaaacaaaattgtAACTTAAAGCCATAACTAAAAGGATaataaagggttttaaaaaccttATAGTTGTCCATCTACATCCTCTTTTCGCTGTTACCAAACTGACCTCCTTGTGGGTTGGTCgttaacctctttttttttttttatttatattttaaaatactTTGTACCTGTTGTGACTTGTGACTTGTGAGCAGGTTAAGAAGAAGCAACTCTCGTCGATGACCTATAGCCATCGGACAGGAcgcagaagaagaggagaagaggagaagaggagaagaggagaagagggcAGGGATTAGGCATTTAACATGCATCATATGGTTCCGGGGTTTAACAATACTCTGGTGCGAGGCTGAGGGAGCATGGGCAGAACAAATATGCACGATTGAGCAAGCAAGGTTCTACTTAATGCGGTGGCGCTGTGGATCTCATGCACACCCGAATGCACAATGGGGTTGAAAACccacattcaatttttttttaatgaaataaaaattaatggatcaaatatatcaaaatattaaaataattgaaAGATCTTTCCACGAATAGGgaggctttgataccactgaAGATGCGAAAATAATTTGAATCGTCATACTGGTAAGGTCAGACATTTGAATAACCATTAATGGAAGAGTGAAGATGGTCACCTTAGTTTCGTTATCACAAAACCTCCAAGTGGACTTAGCCCTTCAAGCGCCAAGTCACCTTTCACTACAGTTTGTTGGCTCTCTATTCAGTTCCCGTAGTGATGGAGTGAAAATCCCTTCTTGAAGCTCACTAGAGAAAATGAAACAcgaatttctatttttagtttaGTATTTctgaaagagagtgagagagagtgtgtgCCCTCTTAATTCTTATTGTACAAGAGTCACTTCTCCTTAATCATCAAATAGAGAGATCCATCCTTATCTTAGGGAGGGGCAATTACTATAACTGCTCAAACTCTCTAATGATGGCTTATGTAATCACTTAAAAGTGAAAGATTAAATTCCTATAATTTTGCACATGAGAGTTTAAATTCAAGATTTAAACTTTTATGTTCAAACCTAGTCAATATGGTGGGTCCACCTTGATACCTTGATGTATATGTTATCGCCAACACTTGCCCATCACCGCTCCGGTCGGTTGATTGTGGGTTTGAGTCAACACACCCCCTATCACATGTTGATCCTGCGGAAGCACTACTTACTGCATGGGGTTTCGACATAGGGGTTTTGATCACTACCATAAAACACCTTTAGCCAACACCTCTACCCATCATCATAAATGAAGCTGAGGATGAAGTTTAAAGAGGAATACAAAAATAGATTCAGAAATTAAACGTAACAAATTAGTTAGACAATGTCACTACGCATCAAGGGATAAGAACTCATCTCTAGAACCTAACTGAATCACTCAAAGAACATACATTTGGAAATCAATCTACTCTCACACAAGCAGCTCTAGTTCCTCTTTTGGAAAAATTCCTCTGAACTTACGAAAGATGAAGTATAAGAAACTTATTACAACCTAATCAAAGCTCGAATTGACCAAATCGAAGGAGAGAAATCGCAACAAGTTGAAATTTTCAatattgttatattattattattattattgttgttgttttttagGTTGAGGAATATGAAAATACAAAGAATGTAAAATGGGGTTGGCCTTTGGTGGGTGAAGAGGAGTCGTTCAATTATTCAAGGCCACTTGTTGCACGTTGAGCCCTTACTGGCCGATGGCGTTATAGGAGAGGAGCTGAATCCTCGTAATGGACACCCCTATGACAACCGACCATGCGTTTTGATACTCTTACAAGCCCATGGTCATGGATCCTCTCCATCATGCCAATAAGTCCAACGTGCATCCGACAATTGTGAAGCATTGGGGTTGGGTGCCCAAGTGCTGCCAATAACGATGTGAATTTAAAACTGAAATCGTTTattgaaaccaaatcaatcCATTTACACTAAATCttaaaaccgtttactaaatgatacgattttggttttaaaatttaattattattaaacCATTAAACCGATTAATATATAGGTAGGAAGtttaagtttacatacatttcaataaaaaaattaaatttatattaaagatctattaaaaaaacataaaacaataaaacaattcaattcaatttaaaattcacattcatttcacaaaaaaaatttaacgaTAAAGAAGTTTGGAAactttggataaaaaattacaaaacataTAGAAACTGTTTAAAACTATTTATAAATGATTTCATTGAAATAGTTGATTAAGGCCCTCTTTTggtatcattttcttctttaatttacttatttaataaaaatcattaatgaaatttttttttttatcaaaacataaaattagTTTTGATTACTACTTGATACAAATGGATTTTTGTGAGAAAGAATTTGATATttctatgtgcaaaatggtttttttttaaagaattgaatgaagaatttCTTTCGCTCATCTTCcttataattttatttctccACTTAAACTAAAGAAGAACGGCAAGGGACTTGGATTTttaattacaaatcaaatgactactttaccctttCATGTTGGAACTTTAAGCACGTATTGATTAAAGTTTAGtgaaaaaataactgaaaatcaactTTGACAAGAACATATAAATTACTCTGGACATTTTTTtcgtttttgtgttttatcaatttaaaTAAAGACAAACTCTAtaataaaccatttttgtgaataaaaataaaagagaaagataaTAAATGATTGGATTTTATCTTAAAAGTTTTGCATCGTCCGGCtatatggaaaaaaatcgtctgcaattccgatctcgtacaatttcgtgcaataccaccttcaagcgatgacatgtgtattgataccaatacaatggcccagatctggtacaactaataaaacattaaatcagtgaaaagacatttaaatcagatctgggccattgtattggtatcaatacacatgtcatcgcctgaagatggtattgcacggaattgcacgagatcggaattgcagacgatttcaacccccgGACATGTTAGAGTCTAGGGTTTCCAAAGAATTGAGGTAAGCGGCCGCAAAATCTCCTTTCGTTTGATATTAATCGTGGCCGTTCATTTCCTTTTAAAAGTTAGACGATGCTTTAAGGGTCTCTGGAAATGATAGGAGGTAGTATCTCTATGGCTGCCGACTGACGAGCGACGAGAGCTCTGCTACTGCAATTACATTATTTTGCTATTTGTGTTGGAggtaatatttttcattttcgcTCTTGAATTTAGATTTTGATCGATTCTTCTGAAAGGTTTAGCTTCTGTAATTTTCGGCGATTCTGGAGATAGATCATGTTGGAGTAGAAAATTTGGTCTTTTTATCTCTCATACTTGCAGAGACGCTTCAGTTTGCTTTGAACCTTTCTTATTTGGGGAGAAACATCGGAACGCTTTGAGCCTTCTGGGTTgtttagatggttgagatcTCTTTTAGCTTTCTTGCATAGAAGCTTCAGATTGTTTTGCACAATTGCAcaactttgattttatttaattaatttatacagtcctttattttttatatgtttttgaACGCTGACCATTGATtttaatctatttttattttaattttccaaTTTGTCCATAGCTTTATCAGTTAGTCTTTAGCTGGTAGATCAATGGAATTGGATTTGTGATTTTGTGAATAGTTCTTGCTGAAAGTGGCACTGACCATGTTCCATATAAACATTGAATCTGCACCTTATCTGACGATGGTAGTTGGAATGACTCCCTAAAACAACATAGTAATCAAGGCTGGAGTCTCAAAAGGGCTCTTTTGCCAAGACCCTAATTTGGGTTTTGGAAAGAAAAACCAATGAGCCCGAGAATTGGCATATTATATGTCATAGGCCTTTGGTCAGGGGACATTTCTCATCATCTGTTGGAGCAGGTGGTTAGGTTTTAATGTTTTCTGGTCAATGTtatgtttttcccattttccccctccctcccccctaaAGCTAGGGTTTGATTGATATTTTATCTGTTTAATCTATAAAGATTATCTGGTTTTGCCCTTCgtgtattatatatattttagtaattattttatttttcttttttacttaattaaattttgttttgtatttctttttcaCTTAATTTGGCTTGAATGGAAGTTATGTTTTATCTCAAGTGACATATTTGTTACACGAACCAACCATTCATCCCTGGCTGGAATTtataagttttaatttttttctgcaaaattttctctaatttataCAACCATTTGGATACCCTCGAATCAATTCATCTTCTGTATTATTTTAATcagaaacaaatagaaaaaaaatttaatgtctCATGAAATTTGAGGTTATGCTGTAttttcaatgtttttttttgggctgtGTCTGGTaaaatcttttcttctctgcaaAGAAACTTGAATACTTTTACTTGTATACTGATATGTTTATTCTTCGCATCTAATCAAGAGTTTCTTATGAGGTTTGGATAGCTTTTCAcagaaaaaataagagagaggaaCTCAGGATTGTTGAGTTTTGCAGTGTTTGattagaagaggaaggaagaatatGTCTCATCGCAAGTTTGAGCACCCAAGGCATGGCTCTCTAGGGTTTCTTCCAAGAAAAAGAGCCTCGCGTCATAGAGGAAAAGGTTTGTTACTTTGTATTTTCTCCCTGGACCTGGTTTCTTTTGCTTCAAGTTGAAAGACAGTTGACTAATGTTGTGAATGGACTTCATGTTTCTGGTTTTAGGATTGTGTAGTCTGTGTTCTTCAAATTTTATTGCAGCTCATCGCAGTGGGGTTGTTTATATTTGAAAGTGAACTGACATAATTGTCTTATTTCCCATTGTGCAAATTTGTGCCACTTAAAGCTTTAGGACAAGGCTTATTTGAAAATGAAATGATATAATTGTCCTATGTCCCCATGTGCAAATTTGTGCAACTTAAAGCTTTTgcacaaaaacaaagaagctcTGTTAAAGACGTATTCTAGAACATGACCCCTTTCGGATTTCGAAAAACAAAATTGCAGAACATTTTTCGATATTAATATGTTACCAAACAGTCATTTgtgatatataaatatatatatatatatatatatttttcatttttctcaaaattagaGAACAGCCTTTAaaatgttgtcaaacggtgccagTTTTTTTGGTCGTCATTTTGGTTGAATATGATGCACAAGTGGTTGGGGAaagcttttcttttatttgtttatttatttttgtgtttgagataatttttaaatttatgtgCCAAGTATATctagccaatttttttttttgtgcttatTCCTCTTGTTTTCATACATACATAAATAATGTTGTATTTCATTTGTTGGTATATCATATCATATGCTATAACCTGGTTATTTGTCTAGAACCTTGGTTGGATGGGGTTTACGAGTGCTGAAGCGTACAGGCTGTTGATCTAATGATGTTTAGTTTGtcctttttaaattattatgtgaatgaattttatttttgacacCAGGATCCTGCATGAAGTTGATGATAAGGCTTtggttgttgtttgttgttgatCCTGCATGAATGTTGAAGATTTCGGCGTTGTTGCTACTCTCCATTGAGAATCCTTATTTGATGAATTCACATGGGGATTGTGAAAATATTTGATATCTTAGTTTGAACAAATTTTTTGAGGAAATGTCTCacttaatattgatttgaagttaatCATTGGTTATGTTTTTAGACTTTAGTGCAATCTTTATCAAAATCCAGATACTGTTCTGTGTAATGTATTGCTCACAACAGTATGGCAAGTCAGGTATCCAAACTAGTTTGACTTGCGAAGTAAACTGTTTTTGCTTGATTGTAGTCATAAGTTTGGTCCTAAGACAAGGGTGTTGCCTGATTCcgttggaggggggggggactggAAGAAATATTGTGATGGTGCTTAGCTTTTCTTTAATAAGCTCCCATTGTTTTGTaacttatttttcttcatttgggTTTATACAGTGAAGTCTTTCCCTAGGGATGATCCAACAAAGCCTTGCAAATTCACAGCTTTTCTGGGATACAAAGCTGGGATGACTCATATTGTCAGAGATGTTGATAAACCAGGATCAAGTATCTCCTCATCTTCTATGTTTTTCCACAGTAGTTAGTAGGAAATGATCTTGTTTGATGGGAATTAATGCCATGAGTTGACCTTGTATTGGGTGGCATCACTAGTTTAATTGATGTTGTGCCATACGATTATTTTTGTGATCAATCTAATTATTGATATATGgatctctttttatttaaaattgttgTTTCTTTGTTGCAGAGCTCCACAAGAAGGAAACATGTGAAGCAGTAACAGTGATAGAAACACCCCCAATGATTGTCGTTGGAGTTGTTGGTTATGTTAAGACACCAAGAGGCCTTCGTTCTCTGAACACCGTTTGGGCTCAGCATCTTAACGAGGAGGTGAAGAGACGATTCTACAAAAACTGGTGCAAGTCAAAGAAGAAAGCATTTACCAAGTACTCAAAGAAGTATGAAACTGAAGATGGGAAGAAAGATATCCAGGCTCAGttggagaaaatgaagaaatactGTTCTGTCATTCGTGTTTTAGCTCATACCCAGGTATGTTGTTAATTCGTCGTCACTCTTTGAACACATTTATGCATGACAGTTGTGTGATTATACTGGTTTATGGTTTTTAGATTAGGAAAATGAAGGGGCTAAAGCAAAAGAAGGCTCACCTAATGGAGATCCAGGTGAATGGTGGGGATGCTGCCCAAAAGGTTGATTTTGGATACAGCTTTTTTGAGAAGCAGATCCCTATTGATGCTGTATTCCAAAAGGATGAGATGATTGATATCATTGGAGTGACCAAAGGAAAAGGATATGAGGGTGTTGTGACTCGATGGGGTGTTACTCGCCTCCCCCGTAAGACGCATCGAGGCCTACGTAAAGTGGCTTGTATTGGTGCTTGGCATCCAGCTAGGGTCTCATTCACTGTTGCCAGGG containing:
- the LOC122070464 gene encoding 60S ribosomal protein L3-2-like; this translates as MSHRKFEHPRHGSLGFLPRKRASRHRGKVKSFPRDDPTKPCKFTAFLGYKAGMTHIVRDVDKPGSKLHKKETCEAVTVIETPPMIVVGVVGYVKTPRGLRSLNTVWAQHLNEEVKRRFYKNWCKSKKKAFTKYSKKYETEDGKKDIQAQLEKMKKYCSVIRVLAHTQIRKMKGLKQKKAHLMEIQVNGGDAAQKVDFGYSFFEKQIPIDAVFQKDEMIDIIGVTKGKGYEGVVTRWGVTRLPRKTHRGLRKVACIGAWHPARVSFTVARAGQNGYHHRTEMNKKIYKLGKVGEETHTSITEFDRTEKDITPMGGFPHYGIVKDDYLLLKGCCVGPKKRVVTLRQSLVKQTSRVAMEEIKLKFIDTSSKFGHGRFQTTEEKAKFYGRLKA